The sequence CGACCTTTAAATGCTGGACGGTTACCCTTTCGCCGCCCATTCTCCCGGGCAACTTCCGTCCTTTAAAAACCCGGGCAGGACCTTTTGCTCCCAGGGAACCGGGTCTGCGGTGGTACTTGGAACCGTGTTTCATGGGGCCGCGGTGAAAACCGTGCCTTTTGATGCCTCCCGCAAATCCTTTTCCCTTCGAGGTCCCCCGGACATCCACGTAATCTCCGGGGCTGAAAATGTCGACCCGGACCTCCTGCCCTACTTCATACCGGTCAAGGTCTTCTGCATCCACCCGGATTTCCTGCAAAAAGCGGAGCGGCTTTAATTTATGCCGGGTAAAGTGGCCGCGCAAGGGACGGTTTAAACCTTCACCGCGCACTTCTTCAAAACCTAACTGGAGGGCAGCATACCCGTCTTGCTCCGGAGTCTTTTTCTGCACCACAATGCAAGGGCCTGCCTTGATTACTGTAACAGGAACTGCCTCCCCTTCTCCACCAAAAATTTGAGTCATACCAAGTTTCTTTCCGAGAATGCCTTTGCGCAACATGTTCACCTCCAAATCCCCAACCATCCCCGGATCCTAAAGTTTAATCTCAATATCAACTCCCGCGGGAAGGTCAAGACGCATGAGGGCATCGATCGTCTTCGGAGTTGGCTCTAAAATATCGATCAGCCGCTTATGGGTACGCATTTCGAACTGCTCCCGTGAATCTTTGTTCACATGGGGAGACCTCAAAATCGTAATAATACTCTTTTCTGTAGGAAGCGGAACGGGGCCCGAGATCGAGGCTCCCGTTCTCCGGGCTGTCTC is a genomic window of Bacillota bacterium containing:
- the rpsJ gene encoding 30S ribosomal protein S10, encoding MARQKIRIRLKAFDHKILDQSAQKIVETARRTGASISGPVPLPTEKSIITILRSPHVNKDSREQFEMRTHKRLIDILEPTPKTIDALMRLDLPAGVDIEIKL
- the rplC gene encoding 50S ribosomal protein L3, whose amino-acid sequence is MRKGILGKKLGMTQIFGGEGEAVPVTVIKAGPCIVVQKKTPEQDGYAALQLGFEEVRGEGLNRPLRGHFTRHKLKPLRFLQEIRVDAEDLDRYEVGQEVRVDIFSPGDYVDVRGTSKGKGFAGGIKRHGFHRGPMKHGSKYHRRPGSLGAKGPARVFKGRKLPGRMGGERVTVQHLKVVKVDPDRNLLLVRGAVPGTRKGLLLIKNSLR